The following are from one region of the Actinomyces sp. oral taxon 897 genome:
- a CDS encoding ATP-grasp domain-containing protein has translation MTKPIVTLATSADFPNLDEDDRGLPDALRERGIEPRVAIWDDPAVNWDDAGVVVMRSVRDYATKDKYAAFLEWARSLSRVANHSDVVTWNSDKHYLGRLADLGVPMIPTTWLEPTAGLSKHQVHTRFPAQGDFVVKPAISSGGRGTGRYTSTHAGSRSQAINDAMHHLRHGRSVMVQRYLQEVDRGGEISLVYFNGILSHAVDKAPMLHPRFRSTDEVHEEIVTAREPSEQEWLWGERVRKAIHGLIKEHAGRDIQLLFNRVDMVGDGQGGFYLMEVSLIDAGLYLGSTPDALDNFADAIAQRVFW, from the coding sequence GTGACCAAGCCGATCGTGACCCTGGCTACCTCCGCCGACTTTCCGAACCTTGACGAGGACGACCGTGGCCTGCCTGACGCCCTGCGCGAGCGCGGCATCGAGCCCCGTGTGGCCATCTGGGACGACCCCGCCGTGAACTGGGACGACGCCGGTGTCGTCGTCATGCGCAGCGTGCGCGACTACGCCACGAAGGACAAGTACGCCGCCTTCCTGGAGTGGGCCCGCTCCCTGTCCCGCGTGGCCAACCACTCCGACGTCGTGACCTGGAACTCTGACAAGCACTACCTGGGGCGCCTGGCCGACCTGGGCGTACCCATGATCCCCACCACCTGGCTGGAGCCCACGGCGGGCCTGTCCAAGCACCAGGTCCACACCCGCTTCCCCGCGCAGGGGGACTTCGTGGTCAAGCCCGCCATATCCTCGGGCGGGCGGGGCACCGGCCGCTACACGTCCACGCACGCCGGGAGCCGTTCCCAGGCCATTAACGACGCCATGCACCACCTGCGCCACGGCCGCTCCGTCATGGTCCAGCGCTACCTGCAGGAGGTGGACCGCGGGGGGGAGATCTCCCTGGTCTACTTCAACGGCATCCTGTCCCACGCCGTGGACAAGGCCCCTATGCTCCACCCCCGCTTCCGCTCCACCGACGAGGTCCACGAGGAGATCGTGACGGCCCGGGAGCCCAGTGAGCAGGAGTGGCTGTGGGGCGAGCGGGTCCGCAAGGCCATCCACGGCCTCATTAAGGAGCACGCCGGGCGTGATATCCAGCTGCTCTTCAACCGCGTGGACATGGTGGGCGACGGCCAGGGCGGCTTCTACCTCATGGAGGTCTCCCTCATTGACGCGGGCCTCTACCTGGGCTCGACACCGGATGCCCTGGACAACTTTGCCGACGCCATCGCCCAGCGTGTCTTCTGGTAG
- a CDS encoding YccF domain-containing protein, with protein MRTILNVIWVIFGGFWLFLGYFLAGVIACVLIITIPIGVASFRIAGYALWPFGREVVPTRGAGVMTGLANVVWFLVAGLWLALGHLITATLQAITIIGIPLAVANIKMIPVTCFPYGKQVVSTRWR; from the coding sequence ATGCGCACCATCCTTAATGTCATCTGGGTAATATTCGGCGGTTTCTGGCTGTTCCTGGGCTACTTTTTGGCCGGGGTCATTGCCTGCGTACTCATTATAACCATCCCTATTGGAGTGGCCTCCTTCCGCATTGCCGGGTACGCCCTGTGGCCCTTCGGCCGTGAGGTCGTCCCCACCCGGGGTGCGGGGGTCATGACCGGGCTCGCCAATGTGGTGTGGTTCCTGGTGGCCGGGCTCTGGCTGGCCCTCGGGCACCTTATTACCGCGACCCTGCAGGCGATCACGATTATCGGCATCCCCCTGGCCGTCGCCAATATCAAGATGATCCCGGTGACCTGCTTCCCCTACGGCAAGCAGGTGGTCAGCACCCGCTGGCGCTGA
- the rsrA gene encoding mycothiol system anti-sigma-R factor: protein MAQDMDRPGRTAGTGADPGCSCAEARAHLEAFLDQECTADLTERLARHVDTCPHCSQVADAEWHLREILRSRCAEQAPAALRERVRWSLSVMRSESVTVSAVRTTGTKGVVGTTVTAVESVTYRHP from the coding sequence ATGGCACAGGACATGGACCGGCCCGGCAGGACGGCAGGCACGGGCGCCGACCCCGGCTGCTCCTGCGCGGAGGCGCGCGCCCACCTGGAGGCGTTCCTGGACCAGGAGTGCACCGCCGACCTCACCGAGCGCCTGGCCCGGCACGTGGACACCTGCCCGCACTGCTCACAGGTGGCCGACGCCGAGTGGCACCTGCGTGAGATCCTGCGCTCGCGGTGCGCCGAGCAGGCCCCGGCGGCCCTGCGCGAGCGGGTCCGCTGGAGCCTGTCGGTCATGCGCAGCGAGTCGGTGACGGTCTCAGCGGTCAGGACCACTGGCACTAAGGGAGTGGTGGGCACGACGGTGACCGCCGTGGAGAGCGTCACCTACCGGCACCCCTAA
- a CDS encoding DoxX family membrane protein produces the protein MDLLRTFARPVLAATFVVEGVDAVTRPAGHVRRFQRVYSPWERLGLPPLLNADVRMMTRAAGVVSVAAGLGLASGRAPRSCALALAALNVPLTLVNHPLWLSRDQEEWREAVLGWVRRATLGAGLLLAAVDREGGLLGAQADGPTPDGPRPAGGAQPH, from the coding sequence ATGGACCTCCTGCGCACCTTCGCCCGCCCCGTCCTCGCAGCGACCTTTGTCGTCGAGGGCGTCGACGCCGTCACCCGCCCCGCAGGCCACGTGCGCAGGTTCCAGCGGGTCTACTCCCCCTGGGAGCGCCTGGGGCTGCCCCCGCTCCTGAACGCCGACGTGCGCATGATGACCCGGGCCGCGGGGGTCGTGAGCGTCGCGGCGGGCCTGGGGCTGGCCAGCGGGCGGGCACCACGCAGCTGCGCCCTGGCCCTGGCCGCCCTCAATGTCCCCCTCACCCTCGTCAACCACCCGCTGTGGCTGTCCCGCGACCAGGAGGAGTGGCGCGAGGCGGTCCTGGGCTGGGTACGTCGGGCCACGCTCGGAGCGGGACTGCTCCTGGCCGCCGTGGACCGGGAGGGCGGGCTCCTGGGGGCGCAGGCCGACGGCCCGACGCCGGACGGCCCAAGGCCGGCGGGCGGCGCACAGCCCCACTGA
- a CDS encoding TROVE domain-containing protein, whose protein sequence is MDVLRKINTRITPQHQKATTKQVANSAGGYVFALDDVARLRRFLILGVDGGTYYTSAHALAVDNVKVLERLASEDPRTLVDTIVQVSTSGAAPRQNPALFALAYATSVPQSRDAALGALPQVARTGSHLFTFARYVEQFRGWGRGLRRAVGSWYTGRDADSLAYQAVKYRQREGWSHRDLLRLAHPRTDDASLRATFDWITHAGLGETTPALIEGFIKAQQATDAAAWARIVRDYCLTWEMLPAAALTQPVVWEALLDVGVPMTALMRQLPRLTRLGLLPAIGGRTQEVCAQLTDARRLRAARVHPISVLVAQRTYASGTSYRGTTEWTPTTKVTDALDAAFYAAFGAVEPSGRRTMLALDVSGSMDWSVSGMGITAREASAALALVQLATEPEAVAYGFSDAGTASSWRNPALTPLDISPRRRLDDALAVVDAIPMGGTDCALPMLYAIKQKLEVETFVVYTDNETWAGKVHPYQALRRYRERSGIDARLIVVGMTSTGFSIADPDDPGMLDVVGFDAAVPNLISEFARGL, encoded by the coding sequence GTGGACGTACTGAGGAAGATCAACACCCGGATTACGCCGCAGCACCAGAAGGCCACCACCAAGCAGGTGGCCAACTCCGCCGGCGGCTACGTCTTCGCCCTCGACGACGTCGCGCGCCTGCGACGCTTCCTCATCCTGGGCGTGGACGGCGGCACCTACTACACCAGCGCCCACGCCCTGGCCGTTGACAACGTCAAGGTCCTGGAGCGCCTGGCCTCCGAGGACCCGCGCACCCTGGTCGACACGATCGTGCAGGTCTCGACCAGCGGCGCGGCGCCGAGGCAGAACCCGGCCCTGTTCGCCCTGGCCTACGCCACCTCCGTGCCGCAGTCCCGCGACGCCGCCCTGGGCGCGCTGCCCCAGGTCGCCCGCACCGGCTCGCACCTGTTCACCTTCGCCCGCTACGTCGAGCAGTTCCGCGGCTGGGGGCGCGGTCTGCGTCGTGCCGTCGGCTCCTGGTACACCGGCCGCGACGCCGACAGCCTCGCCTACCAGGCGGTCAAGTACCGTCAGCGCGAGGGCTGGAGCCACCGCGACCTGCTGCGCCTGGCGCACCCGCGCACCGACGACGCCAGCCTGCGGGCCACCTTCGACTGGATCACCCACGCCGGCCTCGGGGAGACGACCCCCGCCCTCATTGAGGGCTTTATCAAGGCGCAGCAGGCCACCGACGCCGCCGCCTGGGCGCGGATCGTCCGCGACTACTGCCTGACCTGGGAGATGCTGCCCGCCGCCGCGCTGACCCAGCCCGTGGTGTGGGAGGCCCTGCTCGACGTCGGCGTGCCCATGACCGCCCTCATGCGCCAGCTGCCGCGCCTGACCCGCCTGGGGCTGCTGCCCGCGATCGGCGGGCGCACCCAGGAGGTCTGCGCGCAGCTGACCGACGCCAGGCGCCTGCGGGCCGCCCGCGTGCACCCGATCAGCGTGCTGGTCGCCCAGCGCACCTACGCCTCAGGTACCTCCTACCGCGGTACCACGGAGTGGACCCCCACGACCAAGGTCACCGACGCCCTGGACGCGGCCTTCTACGCGGCCTTCGGCGCGGTGGAGCCCTCAGGCAGGCGCACCATGCTGGCCCTGGACGTCTCCGGGTCCATGGACTGGTCGGTCTCGGGCATGGGGATCACCGCCCGGGAGGCCTCAGCGGCCCTGGCCCTGGTGCAGCTGGCCACCGAGCCGGAGGCGGTGGCCTACGGCTTCTCCGACGCCGGTACGGCCAGCAGCTGGCGCAATCCCGCCCTGACCCCGCTGGACATCTCCCCGCGACGCCGTCTCGACGACGCCCTGGCCGTGGTGGACGCCATCCCCATGGGCGGCACGGACTGCGCGCTGCCCATGCTGTACGCCATCAAGCAGAAGCTGGAGGTGGAGACCTTCGTGGTCTACACCGACAACGAGACCTGGGCTGGCAAGGTGCACCCCTACCAGGCGCTGCGGCGCTACCGGGAGCGCAGCGGCATTGACGCGCGGCTCATTGTGGTCGGCATGACCTCCACGGGCTTCTCCATCGCCGACCCGGACGACCCGGGCATGCTCGACGTCGTCGGCTTCGACGCCGCGGTACCGAACCTCATCTCGGAGTTCGCCCGTGGCCTCTGA
- a CDS encoding 3-phosphoshikimate 1-carboxyvinyltransferase — translation MPAGRAPGATGAPVPWPAPQARGPLDAVVELPGSKSLTARALLLAAVASGPSELVGVLRSRDTDLMVAALTTLGARVEPLDQAGTHLRVTPAPRPFAVGSGARVDCGLAGTVMRFVPPLAVLADAPVTFDGDTAARRRPLGPLLEALEHLGASIDYLGEAGHLPVRVTPRPAPHRENGTCSPRERYLFAARTVRTGSEGPRAPGAASAAGTVAPAVRSAPTAVRTIAGPARVHVDASDSSQMLSALLLVGSLLPDGLEVTPTGPVPSLPHVAMTVACLRDRGVVVDEPDPTQVPGQRTWRVHPGAPSGGRVVIEPDLSNAGPFLAAALVAGGRVSVPRWPATTTQAGDAWRRLLPRLGGHVTTRRQADGSLTLTVRGDGRLRGVDVDLGEVGELATTVAALTVLAGAQGQASRLRGLAHLRGHETDRLAALVAETRRLGGSAYEVADGLAIDPSPVHPARLRTYADHRMATFAAVVGLGVAGVEVEDVSATSKTLPGFPTMWSHMLSSAGASGAAAAPAPADAPAALTPQGAEGSAE, via the coding sequence CTGCCGGCGGGGCGCGCGCCCGGAGCTACCGGGGCGCCGGTACCGTGGCCGGCCCCGCAGGCCCGTGGCCCCCTGGACGCGGTGGTGGAGCTGCCGGGCTCCAAGTCCCTGACGGCCCGGGCCCTGCTCCTGGCGGCGGTGGCCAGCGGCCCCAGTGAGCTGGTCGGTGTCCTGCGCAGCCGTGACACCGACCTCATGGTGGCCGCCCTGACCACCCTGGGGGCGCGGGTGGAGCCCCTGGACCAGGCGGGCACGCACCTGCGGGTCACGCCCGCGCCCCGCCCCTTCGCGGTGGGGAGCGGGGCGCGGGTGGACTGCGGCCTGGCAGGGACGGTCATGCGCTTCGTCCCGCCCCTGGCGGTCCTGGCCGACGCCCCTGTGACCTTTGACGGCGACACCGCCGCCCGCCGCCGCCCCCTGGGTCCCCTCCTGGAGGCCCTGGAGCACCTGGGGGCCAGCATCGACTACCTGGGTGAGGCCGGTCACCTGCCGGTACGGGTGACCCCCCGCCCCGCCCCCCACCGCGAGAACGGTACTTGTTCGCCGCGAGAACGGTACTTGTTCGCCGCGAGAACGGTCCGCACGGGATCCGAGGGACCGCGCGCGCCCGGTGCGGCGTCCGCAGCGGGCACGGTGGCGCCCGCCGTCAGGAGCGCTCCGACGGCGGTGCGTACCATAGCGGGCCCGGCCCGGGTCCACGTGGACGCCTCAGACTCCTCCCAGATGCTGTCCGCTCTGCTCCTGGTCGGCTCGCTCCTGCCGGACGGCCTGGAGGTCACCCCCACCGGCCCGGTGCCCTCCCTGCCCCACGTCGCCATGACGGTGGCCTGCCTGCGTGACCGTGGCGTGGTGGTGGACGAGCCCGACCCCACCCAGGTCCCAGGGCAGCGCACCTGGCGCGTGCACCCGGGGGCGCCGTCGGGCGGGAGGGTGGTGATCGAGCCGGACCTGTCCAACGCGGGCCCCTTCCTGGCGGCCGCCCTGGTGGCGGGAGGACGGGTGAGCGTCCCCCGCTGGCCCGCCACCACCACCCAGGCAGGTGACGCCTGGCGCCGCCTCCTGCCCCGCCTGGGTGGGCACGTCACCACCAGGCGGCAGGCCGACGGGTCACTGACCCTCACGGTCCGCGGCGACGGCAGGCTCCGGGGCGTGGACGTGGACCTGGGTGAGGTCGGGGAGCTGGCCACCACCGTCGCTGCCCTGACCGTGCTCGCGGGCGCCCAGGGACAGGCCTCCCGCCTACGGGGGCTGGCCCACCTGCGCGGGCACGAGACGGACCGCCTGGCGGCCCTGGTGGCGGAGACCAGGCGGCTGGGCGGGAGCGCCTACGAGGTCGCCGACGGGCTGGCCATTGACCCCTCCCCCGTGCACCCGGCCCGCCTGCGCACCTACGCCGACCACCGTATGGCCACCTTCGCCGCCGTCGTCGGCCTGGGGGTGGCGGGGGTGGAGGTGGAGGACGTGTCCGCGACCTCCAAGACCCTGCCGGGCTTCCCCACCATGTGGTCACACATGCTCTCATCCGCCGGGGCGTCAGGTGCGGCCGCAGCACCCGCCCCGGCAGACGCTCCAGCGGCCTTAACGCCCCAGGGTGCGGAGGGGTCGGCTGAGTGA
- a CDS encoding sigma-70 family RNA polymerase sigma factor → MMMPTKDQTDQTTPDEVVDPRDPAPATMGGDVTGGADALVGAPGDQGEGDAGGAADAATHQDADVLDRAPADEDEAARAARFEAEAMPYLDQLYGAAMRMTRNPADAEDLVQDTYVRAFASFHQYRPGTNLKAWLYRILTNTFINSYRRRQRQPLQTDADAVEDWQLHRAASHDSVGLPSAESLALDSLPDSDIKDALGQLSEDRRLAVYLADVEGFSYKEIAEIMDTPIGTVMSRLHRGRRQLRGLLADYAREYGYGQTEGK, encoded by the coding sequence GTGATGATGCCTACCAAGGACCAGACAGACCAGACCACCCCCGACGAGGTGGTCGATCCCCGGGACCCCGCCCCCGCCACCATGGGCGGGGACGTCACCGGCGGGGCCGACGCCCTGGTCGGTGCCCCAGGGGACCAGGGGGAGGGGGACGCCGGTGGCGCCGCGGACGCCGCCACCCACCAGGACGCTGACGTCCTGGACCGGGCCCCGGCCGACGAGGACGAGGCCGCCCGCGCAGCCAGGTTCGAGGCCGAGGCCATGCCCTACCTCGACCAGCTCTACGGCGCCGCCATGCGCATGACCCGCAACCCGGCCGACGCCGAGGACCTGGTCCAGGACACCTACGTGCGGGCCTTCGCCTCCTTCCACCAGTACCGCCCGGGAACCAACCTCAAGGCCTGGCTGTACCGGATCCTGACCAACACCTTTATTAACTCCTACCGCAGGAGGCAGCGTCAGCCGCTCCAGACCGACGCCGACGCGGTGGAGGACTGGCAGCTGCACCGGGCCGCCTCCCACGACTCGGTGGGCCTGCCCAGCGCCGAGTCCCTGGCCCTGGACTCCCTGCCGGACTCCGACATCAAGGACGCGCTGGGCCAGCTCAGCGAGGACCGTCGCCTGGCGGTCTACCTGGCGGACGTCGAGGGCTTCTCCTACAAGGAGATCGCCGAGATTATGGACACCCCGATCGGTACCGTCATGTCACGCCTGCACCGGGGGCGCCGCCAGCTGCGCGGGCTCCTGGCTGACTACGCGCGCGAGTACGGCTACGGGCAGACGGAGGGCAAGTGA
- the rsgA gene encoding ribosome small subunit-dependent GTPase A: MTRRGSRDTGTDDPRVRVRPGRGSRPRTKQRPAHEGAHLGTVTRIDRGHYRVRLEETGLTQDGRGDITAVKARELGRGKVVVGDRVSVVGDVSGRKDTLARLVRTLPRCTLLRRSAEDGDAAGTERPVVANADLLVIVTAVADPQPRPRMIDRYLVAAYDAGMEPLLVLTKSDLADAAPLLRLYEPLGVRSLATRLGAQGAGTPGGRPDGPTGPGGRAGGGDDGARPGATGPGAEDPAAPGPGTEGTTGAAGSGPADPTGIEAVRSALTGRVSVLVGHSGVGKSTLINNLVPGADRATGGVNEVTGRGRHTSASLQALQLPGGGWVIDTPGVRSFGVAHVSSADVLRGFPDLVEVARDCPRGCTHEADQLECALDEWAAGAVGPAQEAGALAVRRARVDSFRRLLAPALEAEDPTRL, translated from the coding sequence GTGACACGCCGAGGCAGCCGGGACACCGGCACCGACGACCCCCGGGTGCGCGTCCGCCCGGGCCGGGGCTCACGCCCACGCACCAAGCAGCGCCCCGCGCACGAGGGCGCGCACCTGGGCACGGTGACCCGCATCGACCGCGGGCACTACCGTGTCCGCCTGGAGGAGACCGGCCTCACCCAGGACGGCAGGGGGGACATCACCGCCGTCAAGGCGCGTGAGCTGGGCCGGGGCAAGGTGGTGGTGGGCGACCGGGTGTCCGTGGTCGGTGACGTGTCCGGGCGCAAGGACACCCTGGCCCGCCTGGTGCGCACCCTGCCGCGTTGCACCCTGCTGCGTCGCTCCGCCGAGGACGGCGACGCCGCGGGCACCGAGAGACCCGTGGTGGCCAACGCCGACCTCCTGGTCATTGTCACCGCGGTAGCCGACCCCCAGCCGCGCCCCCGCATGATCGACCGCTACCTCGTGGCGGCCTATGACGCCGGGATGGAGCCGCTGCTGGTGCTGACCAAGTCTGACCTGGCCGACGCCGCCCCGCTGCTGCGCCTCTACGAGCCGCTGGGGGTACGCTCACTGGCCACCCGCCTGGGAGCCCAGGGCGCGGGAACCCCCGGCGGCAGGCCCGACGGGCCTACCGGGCCAGGGGGCCGAGCCGGCGGCGGGGACGACGGCGCCAGGCCCGGTGCCACGGGGCCCGGTGCCGAGGACCCGGCGGCCCCGGGCCCCGGCACGGAGGGGACCACCGGGGCAGCCGGCAGCGGACCGGCCGACCCGACCGGCATCGAGGCGGTCCGCTCCGCCCTGACGGGCAGGGTATCGGTCCTCGTGGGGCACTCCGGGGTCGGGAAGTCAACCCTCATTAACAACCTGGTCCCTGGTGCGGACCGGGCCACCGGGGGCGTCAACGAGGTCACCGGGCGCGGGCGGCACACCTCGGCCTCCCTCCAGGCCCTCCAGCTGCCCGGTGGCGGCTGGGTCATTGACACCCCCGGGGTACGCTCCTTCGGGGTGGCGCACGTCTCCAGTGCCGACGTGCTGCGGGGCTTCCCGGATCTGGTGGAGGTGGCCCGGGACTGCCCGCGCGGCTGCACCCACGAGGCCGACCAGCTCGAGTGCGCCCTGGACGAGTGGGCCGCCGGGGCCGTGGGACCCGCCCAGGAGGCAGGTGCGCTGGCGGTGCGCCGGGCACGGGTGGACTCCTTCCGGCGCCTGCTCGCCCCCGCGCTGGAGGCCGAGGACCCCACCAGGCTCTGA
- a CDS encoding GNAT family N-acetyltransferase has product MPGPLPTVAIRPAVPEDLDAVTSLLTGVFAADPLMSAITAAAPDPYAALDHLHRVELSTHYLDPQAPAVVDLAVDAEDRILGTALWDAPRQTGTNRPLPDPEELPEGLDLEVLGDAWELIRLDAALCESASPRDPHWYLYMIAVAPTARGTGTGSALLRHGLERVDADHAVAHLEATTRAAARLYTRHGFEDATTLRPPADMPDYWAMTRPAR; this is encoded by the coding sequence ATGCCAGGTCCCCTCCCTACCGTCGCGATCCGTCCCGCCGTCCCCGAGGATCTTGACGCCGTCACCAGCCTGCTGACAGGCGTCTTCGCAGCCGACCCGCTCATGAGCGCTATCACGGCCGCGGCCCCGGACCCGTACGCGGCCCTGGACCACCTGCACCGGGTCGAGCTGTCCACCCACTACCTGGACCCGCAGGCACCTGCCGTGGTGGACCTGGCCGTGGACGCCGAGGACAGGATCCTGGGGACCGCCCTGTGGGACGCGCCCCGGCAGACCGGGACCAACCGCCCCCTGCCGGACCCCGAGGAGCTGCCGGAGGGGCTGGACCTGGAGGTCCTGGGCGACGCCTGGGAGCTCATCCGGCTCGACGCCGCCCTGTGCGAGTCCGCCAGCCCCCGCGACCCGCACTGGTACCTGTACATGATCGCCGTCGCACCTACCGCTCGTGGGACCGGTACCGGCTCGGCACTGCTGCGCCACGGCCTGGAACGGGTCGACGCCGACCACGCCGTCGCCCACCTGGAGGCCACGACCCGCGCCGCCGCACGCCTCTACACCCGTCACGGGTTTGAGGACGCCACCACCCTGAGGCCCCCCGCGGACATGCCCGACTACTGGGCCATGACGCGACCGGCACGCTGA
- a CDS encoding NADP-dependent isocitrate dehydrogenase yields MTVTPSDSPSDIVWTWTDEAPMLASHSLLPIVRGFAKVAGVSVGTADISLAGRIQAAFDLADDDLGRLGALTRSPRATIVKLPNISASLPQLKAAITELRSQGVAVPDYPDSPATEAEREVRARYDSVKGSAVNPVLREGNSDRRAPAAVKAYARSHPHPMGAWSPASRTRVATMGADDFRHNEHSVIVPEAGTLQIRLRPEGGGETVVLRESLPVTAGEVVDATHLGAAALDAFLADQLRAARDEGLLLSLHLKATMMKVSDPVIFGHAVRAALPGVFSSYGDVLAAAGLRAEDGLASILAGLDALEQGEEIRAAVAAELAAGPRLSMVDSDHGVTNLHAPNDVIIDASMPAMIRAGGRLWGPDGQQADTLAVIPDSSYAGVYAAVIEDCKEHGALDPATMGSVPNVGLMARRAEEYGSHDKTFVVPVPGTVEVVVLHGAGARPGSVLLSSTVGAGDIWRACTTQDDAVRDWVRLAVSRARATGAPAVFWLDPARAHDAVIRTLAERYLADEDTTGLDIRFLDPVAATRLSLERARRGQDTISVTGNVLRDYLTDLFPILEVGTSAKMLSVVPLMNGGGLYETGAGGSAPKHVRQLLQEDYLRWDSLGEFLALAEALRHVAEVSGNARATVLADALDAATGRLLEENRSPTRRLGGIDNRGSHAWLALYWARALAAQDADADLARAFAPLADALETTSAQVQAELLAVQGHPVDIGGYYRPDPVATAAVMRPSTTLNTLIDAL; encoded by the coding sequence ATGACCGTAACCCCCTCAGACAGCCCCAGCGACATTGTGTGGACCTGGACCGACGAGGCTCCCATGCTCGCCAGCCACTCCCTCCTGCCCATTGTGCGAGGGTTTGCCAAGGTCGCCGGCGTGAGCGTGGGGACGGCGGACATCTCCCTGGCGGGACGGATCCAGGCGGCCTTCGACCTGGCTGACGACGACCTGGGGCGCCTGGGGGCCCTGACCCGCTCCCCCCGGGCCACCATTGTCAAGCTCCCCAATATCTCCGCCTCCCTGCCCCAGCTCAAGGCCGCCATTACCGAGCTGCGCTCCCAGGGCGTGGCCGTGCCCGACTACCCCGACTCCCCCGCCACCGAGGCCGAGCGCGAGGTCCGCGCCCGCTACGACTCCGTCAAGGGCAGCGCCGTCAACCCGGTACTGCGTGAGGGTAACTCCGACCGGCGCGCCCCGGCGGCCGTCAAGGCCTACGCCCGCTCCCACCCGCACCCCATGGGCGCCTGGTCCCCCGCCTCCCGCACCCGGGTGGCCACCATGGGAGCCGACGACTTCCGTCACAACGAGCACAGCGTCATCGTCCCCGAGGCGGGCACGCTGCAGATCCGGCTGCGCCCGGAAGGGGGCGGCGAGACGGTCGTCCTGCGGGAGTCCCTGCCGGTGACCGCCGGGGAGGTGGTGGACGCCACGCACCTGGGGGCCGCCGCCCTGGACGCCTTCCTGGCCGACCAGCTGCGCGCCGCCAGGGACGAGGGGCTCCTGCTCTCCCTGCACCTGAAGGCCACCATGATGAAGGTCTCCGACCCGGTCATCTTCGGCCACGCGGTGCGCGCCGCCCTGCCGGGCGTCTTCTCCTCCTACGGCGACGTCCTGGCCGCCGCGGGCCTGCGCGCCGAGGACGGGCTGGCCTCGATCCTGGCGGGGCTGGACGCCCTGGAGCAGGGTGAGGAGATCCGCGCCGCCGTCGCCGCGGAGCTGGCCGCGGGCCCGCGCCTGTCCATGGTGGACTCCGACCACGGCGTCACCAACCTGCACGCCCCCAATGACGTCATTATCGACGCCTCCATGCCGGCCATGATCAGGGCTGGCGGCAGGCTGTGGGGGCCGGACGGGCAGCAGGCGGACACCCTGGCCGTCATCCCCGACTCCTCCTACGCGGGCGTCTACGCCGCCGTCATCGAGGACTGCAAGGAGCACGGGGCCCTGGACCCGGCCACCATGGGCTCGGTGCCCAACGTGGGTCTCATGGCCCGCAGGGCCGAGGAGTACGGCAGCCACGACAAGACCTTCGTCGTCCCCGTCCCGGGCACCGTGGAGGTCGTGGTGCTTCACGGCGCCGGGGCGCGCCCGGGCAGCGTCCTGCTGTCCAGCACGGTCGGCGCCGGTGACATCTGGCGGGCCTGCACCACCCAGGACGACGCCGTACGCGACTGGGTGCGCCTGGCCGTGTCCCGGGCCCGGGCCACCGGTGCGCCGGCGGTGTTCTGGCTCGACCCCGCCCGGGCCCACGACGCCGTCATCCGCACCCTGGCGGAGCGCTACCTGGCCGATGAGGACACCACCGGCCTGGACATCCGGTTCCTCGACCCGGTGGCGGCCACCCGCCTGTCCCTGGAACGGGCCCGGCGCGGGCAGGACACCATCTCGGTGACCGGCAACGTGCTGCGCGACTACCTCACCGACCTGTTCCCCATCCTGGAGGTGGGTACCAGCGCCAAGATGCTCTCGGTGGTGCCGCTGATGAACGGCGGGGGCCTGTACGAGACGGGCGCGGGCGGCAGCGCCCCCAAGCACGTGCGTCAGCTCCTCCAGGAGGACTACCTGCGCTGGGACTCCCTGGGCGAGTTCCTGGCCCTGGCCGAGGCCCTGCGGCACGTGGCCGAGGTGAGCGGCAACGCCCGCGCCACCGTGCTGGCCGACGCCCTGGACGCCGCCACGGGCAGGCTCCTGGAGGAGAACCGCTCCCCGACCCGCCGCCTGGGCGGGATCGACAACCGCGGGTCGCACGCCTGGCTGGCCCTGTACTGGGCGCGCGCCCTGGCGGCACAGGACGCCGACGCCGACCTGGCCCGGGCCTTCGCGCCCCTGGCCGACGCCCTGGAGACGACCAGCGCCCAGGTGCAGGCCGAGCTGCTCGCCGTCCAGGGCCACCCGGTGGACATTGGCGGCTACTACCGGCCCGACCCGGTCGCCACGGCCGCGGTCATGCGTCCCAGCACCACCCTCAACACCCTCATTGACGCCCTGTGA